A DNA window from Paenibacillus sp. HWE-109 contains the following coding sequences:
- a CDS encoding sensor histidine kinase — MNLVHYIKDKRFFFLFYIIMMLFISLIMLASVKWQDAINNIVYANVGSFIFATIYLLVGYYYRKSFYNELHDLVGIRQEEWLVAAMPEPQNTEQTLYLKLLEHLYEEQSRGTQQLHSEIRDHQDFILSWIHEVKVPIAASRLMMENRASKTADQLVDKLEDELSKIDNYVEQALYYSRIDSFSRDYFITDVPLQSIVKDSVKKFAKLFITKKIRPNIEALTHAVNTDSKWLSYITNQIVANALTYTNTGGTISFQSEELEYEKRLLIQDTGVGISSADLGRVFDKGFTGSIGRTHHKSTGMGLYLAKQMALKLGHHLTITSREGHGTTVTIHFPKVRNYDDLR, encoded by the coding sequence ATGAATCTTGTCCATTATATAAAGGATAAGCGCTTTTTCTTCTTATTTTATATAATCATGATGCTCTTCATCTCCCTCATTATGCTCGCCAGTGTGAAATGGCAGGATGCGATCAACAATATTGTCTATGCCAATGTGGGTTCGTTCATTTTCGCAACCATCTATCTTCTTGTAGGTTACTATTACCGAAAATCTTTCTATAATGAACTGCATGATTTAGTTGGAATCCGGCAGGAGGAATGGCTGGTAGCAGCAATGCCCGAACCTCAAAATACGGAGCAAACGCTTTACCTAAAGCTGCTCGAGCATCTCTATGAAGAACAATCCAGAGGAACTCAACAACTGCACAGTGAAATCAGAGACCATCAAGATTTTATTCTGTCTTGGATACATGAAGTGAAAGTACCCATTGCAGCAAGCCGCCTTATGATGGAAAATCGCGCCAGCAAAACGGCCGACCAGCTCGTTGACAAACTCGAGGATGAACTGAGTAAAATCGATAATTATGTGGAACAAGCCCTCTATTATTCAAGAATTGATTCGTTCTCCAGAGACTACTTCATTACAGATGTCCCGCTTCAATCCATCGTGAAGGACAGTGTTAAGAAGTTCGCCAAACTCTTTATCACTAAAAAAATACGCCCGAATATAGAGGCTCTCACCCATGCCGTGAACACCGACAGCAAGTGGCTCTCTTATATTACGAACCAAATTGTTGCAAATGCCTTGACCTATACGAACACAGGAGGCACCATATCCTTCCAATCCGAGGAACTTGAATACGAGAAGAGACTGCTGATTCAAGACACAGGAGTGGGGATAAGCTCAGCAGATCTCGGTCGCGTTTTCGACAAGGGATTTACGGGTTCAATCGGCAGAACGCATCACAAATCGACAGGAATGGGCCTGTATTTAGCCAAACAAATGGCGCTAAAACTTGGTCACCATCTCACAATAACTTCAAGGGAAGGACATGGAACGACCGTGACCATCCATTTCCCAAAAGTGCGGAATTATGATGATTTGCGATAG
- a CDS encoding IS1182 family transposase: MAKFKAYTTEQGELLPIYLSEWVTDDHEVRLVSDIVEQLDLSAITNKYSKRGEEAYHPAMLLKLWFYGYATGVFTSRKLQIATKESIPFRWLCGGYLPDFRTLSDFRKNHLDTLPGLFKQVIQIAMELGYISLGHVSIDGSKIKASASKHKSMSRERMQKRLVQLEDEVRQALEYSATEEMLEEPHPTSPSLSLEERYARIAQIKSALENLEEQRPAEQAESPQSDQFNFTDADSRIMSTRNQGVIQGYNPQIAVDSDHGFIVGLQMSNQTTDQQQFENVLHSMKTMTGDRPQKLSADAGYFSASNIAAALEAEVDAYIAADRENKKKNNAYDKTNFTYVPELDYYLCPAGKELTRKRTVHANDADKPTTWVYECSVCSECPFRDECVKSKTGKRSITRSEHDPLREEMRTKVQSDEGTAVYRMRKAIVEPIWGQLKEVQGFRQFHLRGEDKVSGEFILLSLSHNIRKLHAAKYPKPATLYKRERSARKQRVAG; encoded by the coding sequence ATGGCTAAATTCAAAGCATATACCACAGAGCAAGGTGAACTTCTACCTATCTATTTAAGCGAGTGGGTAACAGATGATCATGAAGTTAGACTTGTCAGCGACATCGTCGAGCAGTTAGACCTATCTGCCATTACTAACAAATACTCCAAGCGTGGAGAAGAAGCCTATCATCCTGCCATGCTGCTCAAACTGTGGTTCTATGGGTATGCGACAGGCGTCTTCACGTCTAGGAAACTTCAAATAGCTACGAAAGAAAGCATTCCTTTTCGCTGGTTATGTGGCGGATACCTGCCAGATTTTCGTACGCTGAGTGACTTTCGGAAGAACCACCTGGATACCCTTCCAGGTTTATTCAAACAAGTCATACAAATCGCTATGGAACTGGGCTATATCTCGCTCGGGCATGTGAGCATTGACGGTTCTAAAATAAAGGCAAGCGCCTCTAAACATAAATCGATGTCACGTGAGCGTATGCAAAAACGCCTCGTTCAATTGGAAGACGAAGTCCGGCAAGCATTGGAGTATTCTGCTACCGAGGAAATGTTGGAGGAACCCCATCCGACGAGTCCTTCCCTATCGTTGGAGGAACGCTATGCCCGCATCGCGCAAATAAAATCTGCGCTGGAGAATTTGGAAGAACAGCGGCCAGCGGAACAGGCCGAATCTCCTCAGAGCGATCAATTTAATTTTACCGATGCCGACTCTCGCATCATGAGCACGCGGAACCAAGGTGTCATTCAAGGCTACAATCCACAAATTGCCGTAGACAGCGATCATGGCTTCATCGTTGGACTTCAAATGAGTAACCAAACAACCGATCAACAGCAGTTTGAAAACGTGCTTCATTCCATGAAAACAATGACAGGAGATAGGCCTCAGAAGCTGAGTGCTGATGCAGGGTATTTTAGTGCGTCCAACATTGCAGCGGCGCTGGAGGCTGAAGTGGATGCCTACATTGCTGCCGATCGCGAAAACAAAAAAAAGAATAATGCCTACGACAAGACCAACTTCACTTATGTACCTGAGCTAGATTATTATCTCTGCCCTGCTGGCAAAGAGCTTACACGGAAACGAACCGTGCATGCGAATGATGCAGATAAGCCAACGACTTGGGTTTATGAATGCAGCGTCTGTAGCGAATGTCCTTTTCGAGACGAGTGTGTAAAAAGTAAAACAGGGAAGCGTTCCATCACACGTAGCGAGCATGATCCCCTGCGAGAGGAAATGCGAACGAAAGTGCAAAGTGATGAGGGAACAGCCGTTTACCGAATGCGTAAGGCGATCGTTGAACCGATATGGGGGCAGTTGAAGGAGGTTCAAGGATTTCGTCAATTCCATTTGCGGGGCGAGGATAAAGTATCTGGGGAGTTCATACTGCTCTCTCTAAGCCACAACATCCGCAAATTGCATGCGGCGAAGTATCCCAAACCAGCCACTTTGTACAAACGGGAGAGGTCTGCCCGTAAACAAAGAGTGGCTGGATGA
- a CDS encoding ABC transporter ATP-binding protein produces MKIIVEAKQVKKVYGSKGNVYTALQEINLTVEEGEFVGIMGPSGSGKTTLLNLLATIDQPTSGEIIIDGTQLVKMNESQLSAFRREKLGFIFQDYNLLDTLTVKENILLPLALARMNSKELERRVEVISRKFGIHGIIDKYPYQISGGQKQRTAACRAIVSSPSLVLADEPTGSLDSKSATELLESLQQLNSQDKSTILMVTHDAFAASYCSRVLFIKDGQMFTELVKGAATRKDYFNKVMDVLSVLGGGASDLI; encoded by the coding sequence ATGAAAATCATCGTTGAAGCCAAGCAAGTCAAGAAAGTATACGGGTCAAAAGGCAACGTATACACCGCATTGCAGGAAATCAATCTCACGGTTGAAGAGGGTGAGTTCGTAGGTATTATGGGGCCATCAGGCTCTGGGAAAACGACATTGCTCAATTTATTAGCGACGATTGATCAGCCGACTTCCGGAGAGATTATCATTGATGGGACGCAGTTGGTGAAAATGAATGAAAGTCAGCTATCGGCCTTTCGCCGTGAGAAGCTTGGCTTTATTTTTCAGGATTACAACTTGCTGGATACACTAACGGTCAAAGAAAACATCTTGCTGCCACTTGCGCTGGCGAGGATGAATAGCAAGGAACTGGAACGCAGAGTAGAAGTCATCAGCCGGAAATTCGGCATACACGGGATTATTGACAAATATCCATATCAAATCTCTGGAGGACAGAAACAGCGTACAGCCGCCTGCCGAGCAATTGTTTCATCCCCGAGCTTGGTTTTGGCAGATGAACCTACGGGTTCACTTGATTCCAAATCAGCGACAGAGCTGCTGGAAAGTTTACAGCAATTGAACTCACAGGATAAATCAACAATTCTAATGGTCACACATGACGCGTTTGCGGCCAGTTATTGTTCCCGTGTGCTTTTTATTAAAGATGGGCAAATGTTTACGGAGCTGGTTAAGGGGGCTGCAACACGCAAGGATTATTTCAATAAGGTGATGGACGTGCTATCTGTGCTTGGAGGTGGCGCAAGTGACCTTATTTAG
- a CDS encoding GNAT family N-acetyltransferase, with protein sequence MEIRQLLHDESPPMELLLLADPSLHIVKGYLQRGQIFVAEKDSMVIAVYVILPTRPETVELVNIAVDERHHGKGIGKLMVLHALEQAKLQGFATVDVGTGNSSVGQLALYQKCGFRIVGVDRDFFVRHYAEDIVENGIPCRDMIRLSQDIK encoded by the coding sequence ATGGAAATACGTCAATTGCTGCACGACGAATCACCTCCAATGGAGCTGCTGCTATTAGCTGATCCATCGTTGCATATCGTCAAAGGTTATCTACAGCGTGGGCAAATATTCGTTGCCGAGAAGGACAGTATGGTGATAGCTGTTTATGTTATCCTACCTACGAGACCTGAGACCGTTGAATTGGTGAATATTGCTGTGGACGAGCGTCATCATGGCAAAGGTATCGGTAAGTTGATGGTTCTGCACGCATTGGAACAAGCCAAATTGCAAGGATTTGCGACGGTAGATGTTGGCACTGGCAATTCCAGTGTTGGACAGCTAGCCTTGTATCAGAAATGCGGCTTCCGGATCGTGGGCGTGGATCGGGATTTTTTCGTCAGACATTACGCCGAGGATATCGTCGAGAACGGCATACCCTGCCGGGATATGATCCGCTTATCGCAAGACATCAAGTAG
- a CDS encoding ABC transporter permease, with protein sequence MTLFSLAKRNVLGNLKNYLIYFISMIFSVVIYYTFVTLRYSEEIAVNVQKWEGMREVFTQASLFLILFAAVFIWYSNSFFTKKRKKEIGLYALLGVRKRTIGKMLFYENMLMGVGAVSIGIIVGTVLSKLFAMVFLKLLDSAVEINFRLSTNAILQTIIVFAVIILLTSVHSYRLIYRFRLVQLFQAEQEGEHVPKPSSVTAVMAIILLVFGYWLVFQPMTTGAQMGRNLLLIFGSIIGGTYLLFRFGIIYLLKLGQRVKSRYYQGMNMISISQLIFRIQGNTRMFTMIALLSAFTLCAVTVGSSAYYTLSEVADQEAPFSYTHTSQGETLDNQVKELIASDQAHPVTAQLDISTLRIKADLTKFYYHPSGFTANSVPIKLLSIRTYNEIAKTLHREEQNPLSDQEILLIRPMYATFSENDIANDRISFMLHEVQLELPIKQIVEGRVLPWGFPDLCFIVSDSLFARLQQGAGFELLTYKAYQVKDQQTTERTSDALMKLKTNQNHMSSYYYQYRQGIESAGMNIFILGFLGLVFLAATGSMIYFKQLTDAHADKGRYEILRKIGVSRKEIHRAIAKQTLFVFLLPLILGVVHSLMILKALITIQMISSFLLTPIVIAILAYVFIYLGYYVLCVNSFNRIVNK encoded by the coding sequence GTGACCTTATTTAGTCTCGCCAAACGAAATGTGCTTGGAAATCTCAAAAACTATTTGATTTACTTCATCTCGATGATTTTCAGTGTTGTGATATACTACACGTTTGTAACTCTGCGTTACAGTGAAGAAATTGCCGTGAATGTGCAGAAATGGGAGGGCATGAGGGAGGTATTCACACAGGCTTCTCTCTTTTTAATCCTTTTTGCTGCGGTCTTTATTTGGTACTCGAATTCCTTTTTTACGAAAAAACGCAAGAAAGAAATTGGCCTATACGCATTGCTCGGTGTGCGAAAACGAACGATCGGCAAAATGCTTTTCTATGAAAATATGTTAATGGGAGTCGGAGCAGTTAGTATAGGAATCATAGTTGGCACAGTGTTATCCAAGTTGTTTGCCATGGTGTTCCTGAAGCTGCTGGATTCTGCAGTTGAAATAAACTTTCGCCTATCAACGAATGCGATACTCCAAACGATCATCGTATTTGCCGTTATTATTCTGCTTACATCAGTCCATAGCTACAGATTGATCTATCGTTTTCGATTAGTTCAGTTGTTTCAAGCCGAGCAAGAAGGAGAACATGTGCCAAAACCATCATCTGTAACAGCTGTCATGGCTATTATCTTACTTGTTTTTGGCTATTGGCTAGTGTTTCAACCTATGACCACAGGCGCCCAGATGGGAAGAAATTTATTGCTCATTTTTGGCAGTATCATTGGAGGGACATATCTGCTGTTCCGTTTTGGCATTATTTATTTATTAAAGCTCGGGCAACGTGTGAAGTCTCGCTACTATCAAGGTATGAATATGATCAGCATCTCTCAGTTGATTTTCCGGATCCAAGGGAATACTCGCATGTTTACGATGATTGCTTTGTTAAGTGCGTTCACATTGTGCGCTGTAACGGTAGGTTCAAGTGCCTATTATACGCTCTCCGAAGTCGCCGACCAAGAAGCTCCATTTAGTTATACGCATACTTCCCAAGGGGAAACCTTGGATAATCAAGTGAAGGAGCTCATAGCATCTGATCAAGCTCACCCTGTGACTGCCCAATTAGATATTTCTACGCTTAGAATAAAGGCAGATTTGACGAAGTTCTACTATCATCCTTCTGGATTCACAGCGAATTCGGTGCCTATCAAACTGCTTTCTATCCGCACATATAATGAGATTGCGAAGACTTTGCATAGAGAAGAACAGAATCCCCTATCGGATCAAGAGATTTTGTTGATCAGGCCGATGTATGCTACTTTCTCGGAAAATGATATTGCCAATGATCGCATTTCCTTTATGTTGCATGAGGTTCAGCTGGAACTTCCAATTAAGCAGATCGTGGAGGGAAGAGTACTGCCTTGGGGGTTTCCTGATTTGTGTTTTATTGTAAGCGACAGCTTATTTGCTCGTCTGCAGCAAGGAGCGGGTTTTGAATTGTTGACCTACAAGGCCTATCAAGTAAAGGATCAACAAACAACAGAGAGAACCTCGGATGCGCTGATGAAGCTGAAAACAAATCAAAATCATATGTCGAGTTATTATTACCAATATCGGCAAGGCATTGAATCAGCGGGAATGAATATTTTCATATTAGGTTTTCTTGGATTGGTGTTTCTTGCCGCCACAGGCAGCATGATTTATTTCAAACAATTGACAGATGCGCACGCAGATAAAGGACGTTACGAGATTCTACGCAAAATTGGTGTCAGCCGGAAAGAAATCCATCGAGCTATTGCCAAACAAACCCTTTTCGTGTTCTTATTACCTTTGATTTTGGGTGTCGTGCATAGTTTGATGATCTTAAAAGCACTAATAACTATTCAAATGATTAGCAGCTTTTTATTGACTCCTATCGTGATAGCCATACTTGCCTATGTGTTCATTTATCTTGGTTATTATGTATTATGTGTCAATTCATTTAACAGGATTGTAAATAAGTGA
- the tnpC gene encoding IS66 family transposase: MKMSLEEIKQISHSSPDQIEKVITKLLERITELENRVAELERQLGLNSKNSSKPPSSDGFRKPANSRIAGGKKGAPLGHEGHTLSMVDDPDAILDFCLTTCPACHAPMDQENCIGYDRRQQIDLPEPRIQTTEFRAHTSCCPQCSGVHQAAFPSHVSASVQYGAGVTGWIVYVSAYHMIPLKRVSEMFADLTGHSLSEATVIAHLKKSHKQLGPYEEQIRQNLLNADVLHADETGIHVDGKQRWLHTLSNVDWTFQAVHENRGTLAFDAIGLLPAYSGILVHDCNGPYFKEKYTFQHALCNAHLLRECQGIADYDHHQWAVQMKRLLQVAWRLTLAARKVLCCLAPSTVKWLENWYDDILQQGELEWNQGRTKAKTGPQGRQSKSKSANLGERFRRHKEPILRFIQDVRVPFDNNVAERDLRMAKVKAKVSGLFRTWDGAHQFARARGFISTLRKQNLPVLSTLIVTFRGEFRFPRLEEGK; this comes from the coding sequence ATGAAAATGAGCCTCGAAGAAATCAAACAAATTAGCCACAGTAGTCCAGATCAAATCGAGAAGGTCATTACGAAACTGCTAGAACGGATCACTGAACTGGAAAACAGAGTAGCCGAGTTGGAGCGCCAGCTAGGGCTTAACAGCAAGAATAGTAGCAAGCCGCCTTCAAGTGACGGGTTTCGTAAGCCCGCAAACTCCCGCATCGCTGGTGGCAAAAAGGGAGCACCCCTAGGTCATGAAGGACACACACTTAGTATGGTGGATGATCCGGATGCCATCCTCGACTTTTGCCTAACTACCTGCCCTGCGTGTCATGCTCCAATGGACCAGGAGAACTGTATAGGCTACGACCGGCGTCAGCAGATCGATCTGCCTGAACCACGCATCCAGACAACCGAGTTTCGCGCTCATACGAGCTGCTGCCCGCAGTGTAGCGGGGTTCATCAGGCTGCTTTTCCGTCGCATGTCAGCGCCTCTGTCCAATATGGAGCTGGTGTTACGGGCTGGATCGTGTATGTGAGTGCGTACCATATGATTCCACTGAAAAGGGTGAGCGAGATGTTTGCGGACCTGACCGGGCATTCGCTGAGCGAGGCTACGGTCATCGCCCATTTGAAGAAATCGCACAAGCAGCTAGGTCCCTATGAGGAACAAATTCGCCAAAACCTGCTGAATGCCGATGTTTTGCACGCTGATGAAACCGGCATTCACGTCGATGGCAAACAGCGATGGCTGCACACCCTCTCTAATGTGGACTGGACGTTCCAGGCGGTTCACGAAAACCGGGGCACCCTCGCTTTTGATGCCATCGGTCTGCTGCCGGCTTACTCGGGCATTCTAGTGCATGACTGCAACGGGCCGTATTTTAAAGAAAAATACACGTTCCAGCATGCCTTATGCAATGCGCACTTACTGCGGGAATGCCAAGGAATCGCCGATTATGATCATCACCAGTGGGCCGTGCAGATGAAACGCTTGCTACAAGTAGCCTGGCGTCTCACGCTAGCCGCCCGTAAAGTCTTGTGCTGCTTAGCTCCGAGTACGGTTAAATGGCTAGAGAATTGGTACGATGACATCCTGCAGCAGGGCGAGCTGGAATGGAATCAAGGGCGTACCAAAGCCAAAACCGGACCGCAAGGCAGGCAAAGCAAAAGTAAATCGGCCAATCTGGGTGAACGTTTCCGTCGTCACAAGGAACCGATTCTCCGGTTTATTCAAGATGTCCGTGTTCCTTTTGACAACAATGTCGCCGAACGAGACTTGCGGATGGCCAAGGTCAAAGCCAAAGTCTCCGGCTTATTCCGTACCTGGGACGGGGCTCATCAGTTCGCCCGCGCGCGCGGCTTCATTTCAACCCTTCGTAAACAAAATTTACCTGTACTCTCGACGCTTATTGTTACTTTTCGTGGGGAGTTTCGTTTTCCGCGTTTGGAAGAAGGTAAGTAG
- a CDS encoding response regulator transcription factor → MKIMIVEDDKTIRDMVAEALGRWGFEMIIIEQFDAVLSHFIKESPHLLLMDINLPAFDGFYWCQQIRAVSNVPILFLSSRNTPMDMVMSMNMGGDDFIQKPFYTDVLVAKINALLRRTYSYIETSSSVMEHNGIVLNLKDGDIACGDRKTELTRNEFKILTILMKNPGTIISRDHMMRGLWEDESFVDDNTLTVNINRLRKKLTELGKEDYITTKKGQGYLIL, encoded by the coding sequence ATGAAAATTATGATCGTTGAAGATGATAAGACGATACGCGATATGGTCGCGGAAGCACTGGGCCGATGGGGATTCGAAATGATTATCATCGAGCAGTTCGATGCGGTGCTCTCCCATTTTATCAAGGAAAGTCCTCATCTCCTGCTCATGGACATCAACTTGCCCGCATTCGACGGATTTTATTGGTGCCAGCAAATAAGGGCCGTATCCAACGTGCCGATCCTGTTCTTATCTTCTCGGAATACGCCGATGGATATGGTGATGTCGATGAATATGGGGGGCGATGACTTCATTCAAAAGCCTTTCTATACGGATGTGCTGGTAGCCAAAATCAACGCGCTGTTGCGCAGAACTTATTCTTATATAGAAACAAGCTCCAGTGTCATGGAGCATAATGGCATTGTCCTCAATCTTAAAGATGGCGACATTGCTTGCGGAGATCGAAAAACGGAGCTTACCCGAAATGAATTCAAAATTTTAACCATTTTAATGAAAAATCCCGGAACGATCATCAGCCGCGATCATATGATGCGGGGTCTCTGGGAAGACGAAAGTTTCGTCGATGATAATACATTAACCGTGAACATCAATCGATTACGCAAAAAACTGACCGAGCTGGGCAAAGAAGATTACATCACAACTAAGAAAGGGCAAGGGTATCTCATCTTATGA
- a CDS encoding TrkH family potassium uptake protein produces the protein MPTYTKKKFRLSPPQVLTLGFLFMIFVGAELLWLPISYAGEGRLSFLDALFMATSATCVTGLSMINTGAHLSTFGEIVLILLVQIGGLGFMTMSTLIALVLRRRISFQERLILQEAMNHDSTEGVVRLVRKVLIYALYIELAGALLLALRWSFEMPIGQALYFGVFHSISIFNNAGFDLFGALPQRPGSLMHYVEDPFVNIVSMLLIILGGIGFIVISDLLTYPKNKKLTLHSKVVLTASAALILIGTVVILVFEFTNVNTLQPLSPMGKVLSAMLQSVSSRSAGVNTVDIASMRQATQFFIVIMMFIGAAPGSSGGGIKVTTFVILLGALLAMVRGKEEIVFFRRRISKDRIYKAITFALLSFILIVLSTMILSTTEEFSFLGILFEVTSAYATAGMSLGLTSQLTGFGKVFLIILMFVGRLGPVSLAYTLTPVPEKEHFRYPEGKITIG, from the coding sequence ATGCCCACTTATACGAAGAAAAAATTTCGCCTGAGTCCGCCGCAAGTGTTGACACTCGGATTCTTATTTATGATTTTCGTTGGAGCTGAGCTGCTGTGGCTGCCAATTTCTTATGCCGGAGAAGGCAGACTCTCCTTCTTGGACGCTTTATTTATGGCTACTTCGGCTACCTGTGTGACAGGATTGTCGATGATAAACACAGGAGCTCATCTATCAACCTTTGGAGAAATCGTATTAATTCTGCTAGTCCAAATAGGTGGTCTGGGTTTTATGACCATGTCCACACTTATTGCGCTCGTGCTGCGTCGGCGAATATCGTTTCAGGAACGATTGATTCTGCAAGAGGCAATGAATCATGATTCCACGGAAGGCGTCGTTCGGCTTGTCCGCAAGGTGTTGATTTATGCGCTCTATATCGAACTTGCCGGAGCTTTGCTGCTTGCCTTGCGATGGTCATTTGAGATGCCGATTGGCCAAGCGCTTTACTTCGGTGTGTTTCACAGCATCTCTATTTTTAATAATGCTGGCTTTGATCTATTCGGGGCTTTGCCACAAAGACCGGGCAGCCTCATGCACTATGTCGAGGACCCTTTTGTTAATATTGTCTCGATGCTGCTGATCATTCTAGGTGGCATTGGCTTTATCGTTATATCGGATTTGTTAACATATCCCAAGAATAAAAAGTTGACGCTGCACAGTAAAGTTGTTCTCACTGCGTCAGCAGCTTTGATTCTGATAGGCACCGTGGTCATTCTGGTATTCGAGTTTACGAATGTGAATACGTTACAGCCCCTATCGCCGATGGGAAAAGTGCTGAGCGCGATGCTTCAATCAGTATCCTCTCGTTCAGCAGGTGTGAATACGGTAGACATTGCTTCGATGCGGCAGGCAACACAGTTTTTCATTGTGATAATGATGTTCATCGGGGCAGCGCCAGGCTCTTCCGGCGGAGGGATCAAAGTGACGACTTTCGTCATTCTCCTAGGAGCTTTGCTTGCGATGGTACGCGGCAAAGAGGAAATCGTATTCTTCCGACGCCGCATATCCAAGGACCGGATTTACAAAGCGATTACGTTCGCGCTGCTTTCCTTTATCCTGATTGTCCTTTCAACTATGATACTATCAACTACTGAAGAGTTTTCCTTCTTGGGGATCTTATTTGAAGTGACTTCCGCTTATGCAACAGCGGGCATGTCACTGGGTCTGACTTCACAGTTAACAGGATTCGGGAAAGTCTTCCTCATAATCCTGATGTTCGTTGGACGTCTGGGACCCGTCTCATTGGCATACACCTTAACGCCTGTGCCTGAAAAAGAGCATTTCCGTTATCCCGAGGGGAAAATTACAATCGGATAA
- a CDS encoding aspartyl-phosphate phosphatase Spo0E family protein, whose amino-acid sequence MGQFIELEKKIEAKRFELNLASHSHDLLSEYVLKLSIELDELLNKYNKSA is encoded by the coding sequence ATGGGTCAATTTATTGAATTGGAGAAGAAGATCGAAGCTAAGCGATTTGAGCTTAATCTTGCCAGTCATAGTCATGACCTGCTCTCCGAATATGTGCTAAAACTTTCGATCGAATTAGACGAGCTATTAAATAAGTATAATAAATCAGCGTAA